A window from Paludisphaera rhizosphaerae encodes these proteins:
- a CDS encoding dipeptidase — translation MRWNQTRRDFLAGTVGAGAVMGLSPGWLRAQSPAEDPRVAQVLAETIAVDMHNHVTPGGGGEGGGGGGGGGRRGGPGQKPQEPPRPQAPLDLADEIKKSGLTAVCAAFRLSFNANEPFADFLKGLTAIDALMKADGLSRAKNLKDLQTAHAKGRPAIVQSIEGAHFLQGHLERVEEVYNRGLRHLQLLHDKGDKVQPLGDIYTEPPTLGGLPPFGASVVKECNRLGIVVDLAHAAHETVLGALKVATQPLIVSHTSLNTQAGDSRMAKMMAPRLISKEHARVVADAGGVVGVWTKLCDSLSGYVAGIKALADAIGVDHVGIGSDTDVLSSRPGQAFNTAWSGFSGPFFPAFVAEMLHQGFAPADIVKIGGGNFCRVFDKVTAGRV, via the coding sequence ATGCGATGGAACCAGACGCGGCGTGACTTCCTCGCGGGAACGGTGGGGGCCGGCGCTGTGATGGGACTGTCGCCGGGCTGGCTCCGGGCGCAGAGCCCCGCCGAGGATCCTCGGGTCGCGCAGGTGCTGGCCGAGACGATCGCCGTCGACATGCACAACCACGTCACCCCCGGCGGAGGCGGCGAAGGGGGAGGCGGAGGCGGTGGCGGAGGCCGGCGCGGCGGGCCGGGCCAGAAGCCGCAGGAACCGCCGAGGCCGCAGGCTCCGCTCGACCTGGCCGACGAGATCAAGAAGTCGGGCCTGACGGCCGTCTGCGCGGCCTTCCGCCTGAGCTTCAACGCCAACGAGCCCTTCGCCGACTTCCTGAAGGGGCTCACGGCGATCGACGCCCTGATGAAGGCCGACGGCCTCAGCCGCGCCAAGAATCTGAAGGACTTGCAGACGGCCCACGCCAAGGGTCGGCCGGCGATCGTGCAGTCGATCGAGGGGGCTCATTTCCTCCAGGGGCATTTGGAGCGGGTGGAGGAGGTCTACAACCGTGGGCTGCGGCACCTTCAACTGCTCCACGACAAGGGGGACAAGGTCCAGCCGCTGGGCGACATCTACACCGAGCCCCCAACCCTGGGGGGCCTGCCCCCCTTCGGCGCGTCGGTCGTGAAGGAGTGCAACCGGCTGGGGATCGTCGTCGACCTGGCCCACGCCGCGCATGAGACGGTTCTCGGGGCCCTGAAGGTGGCCACGCAGCCGTTGATCGTCTCGCACACCAGCCTGAACACCCAGGCGGGCGACTCGCGAATGGCGAAGATGATGGCCCCGCGCCTCATCAGCAAGGAGCACGCCAGGGTCGTCGCCGACGCCGGCGGCGTGGTCGGCGTCTGGACCAAGCTCTGCGATTCCTTGAGCGGCTACGTCGCCGGCATCAAGGCGCTGGCGGATGCGATCGGCGTGGATCACGTCGGCATCGGCAGCGACACCGACGTCCTCTCCTCCCGCCCCGGCCAGGCGTTCAACACGGCATGGTCCGGCTTCTCCGGCCCCTTCTTCCCGGCCTTCGTCGCCGAGATGCTCCACCAGGGCTTCGCCCCCGCCGACATCGTCAAGATCGGCGGCGGCAACTTCTGTCGGGTCTTCGACAAGGTCACGGCCGGTCGCGTTTGA
- a CDS encoding transposase: MTARWRAAVEVARAVHLHWTFGSSYSGFTAALSCRGLDLVGVVAARLRSAGEAAGLLGGGRRVFAVDGTRIEAPRTLANERGLGRAGREKTGPQVFLTVLWPLGSGADSKRRHMADMIAGLLSGSMVVADAGFAGYPLCRRLLRAGHSFLIRVGGNITLLEGLGWCVDDHGDSEQGRPPMVLRRITLKATSGDRDGDAEEVHLLTDVLDPSRLDDAEAKRRYRARWGEEVFFRTYKQTMQRRRLLSRTPTTCLLEAAWILIGLWLLALTASRRIAEAGGDPNRLSPARARDVVRRAMRDGRPPRGRRRPSLPREQAECHKDDYTRRNPKAARNYPRRNRKRPEAPQDPHSHRGRNPIDSPLSAAADYMSEDGVAWHPNQSFYGGVERGVSKNPRSEGRPPGDRR; the protein is encoded by the coding sequence TTGACGGCTCGCTGGAGGGCGGCCGTCGAGGTCGCCCGGGCGGTCCATCTCCACTGGACGTTCGGCTCCTCGTATTCGGGGTTCACCGCGGCATTGAGTTGTCGCGGCCTTGATCTGGTCGGGGTCGTCGCGGCTCGCCTCCGGTCGGCCGGCGAGGCCGCCGGGCTCCTCGGCGGGGGGCGTCGCGTCTTCGCCGTCGACGGCACCCGGATCGAGGCCCCGCGCACCCTCGCCAACGAACGCGGCCTGGGTCGAGCCGGCCGCGAGAAGACTGGCCCCCAGGTCTTCCTGACGGTCCTCTGGCCCCTGGGCTCCGGCGCCGACTCCAAGCGTCGCCACATGGCCGACATGATCGCCGGCCTGCTGTCGGGCTCGATGGTCGTCGCCGACGCCGGATTCGCCGGCTACCCGCTGTGCCGCCGGCTGCTGCGGGCCGGCCACTCGTTCCTGATCCGCGTCGGCGGCAACATCACGCTGCTGGAAGGCCTGGGCTGGTGCGTCGACGACCACGGCGACTCTGAGCAAGGGCGGCCGCCGATGGTCCTGCGACGGATCACCCTGAAGGCCACGTCCGGCGACCGCGACGGCGACGCCGAGGAGGTCCACCTGCTGACCGACGTCCTGGACCCGTCGCGGCTCGACGACGCCGAAGCGAAGCGGCGCTACCGGGCCCGCTGGGGCGAAGAGGTCTTCTTCCGAACATACAAGCAGACGATGCAGCGACGCCGGCTCCTGAGCCGGACCCCGACGACCTGCCTTCTGGAAGCGGCGTGGATCCTGATCGGCCTGTGGCTGCTGGCCCTGACCGCCTCGCGACGGATCGCCGAGGCCGGCGGCGACCCGAACCGGCTGTCGCCGGCGCGAGCCCGCGACGTGGTCCGCCGAGCGATGCGCGACGGCCGCCCCCCTCGAGGCCGCCGCCGACCGTCGCTGCCCCGCGAGCAGGCGGAGTGCCACAAGGACGACTACACGCGACGAAACCCCAAGGCGGCCCGGAACTACCCGCGAAGGAACAGGAAAAGGCCCGAAGCCCCCCAAGACCCGCACAGCCACCGCGGCCGAAATCCAATCGACAGCCCACTTTCCGCCGCGGCCGATTACATGTCAGAGGATGGCGTAGCATGGCACCCAAATCAGTCCTTCTATGGTGGTGTTGAGCGAGGAGTGTCGAAAAATCCGAGATCCGAGGGGCGGCCGCCGGGGGATCGTCGCTGA
- a CDS encoding DUF1003 domain-containing protein, translated as MEEDSRNIRTRGERLADSFASVVGSWTFILVQTGLLTAWMILNLVAWVRHWDPYPFILLNLALSFQSAYAAPILMMSQNRQARLSERRHNLDLQVNMLAEQETTEILRLLRQLCAKNGVEPHDASESALEEETRHEDIIRRIETELEARVDPDSNPAGPGPRSS; from the coding sequence ATGGAAGAGGACTCGCGGAACATCCGCACGCGCGGCGAACGCCTGGCCGACTCCTTCGCGTCGGTCGTCGGGAGCTGGACCTTCATCCTGGTGCAGACCGGCTTGCTCACGGCCTGGATGATCCTCAACCTGGTCGCCTGGGTCCGGCACTGGGATCCGTACCCGTTCATCCTGCTGAATCTGGCCCTGTCGTTCCAGTCGGCCTACGCTGCGCCCATCCTGATGATGAGCCAGAATCGCCAGGCCCGGCTCAGCGAACGTCGGCACAACCTGGACCTGCAGGTCAACATGCTGGCCGAGCAGGAGACCACGGAGATCCTCCGCCTGCTGCGACAGCTCTGCGCGAAGAACGGCGTCGAACCCCATGACGCCTCCGAATCGGCCCTTGAGGAAGAGACCCGTCACGAGGACATCATCCGCCGGATCGAGACCGAGCTGGAGGCCCGCGTCGACCCCGACAGCAACCCCGCGGGGCCGGGGCCTCGGTCGTCCTGA